The following proteins are encoded in a genomic region of Mycolicibacterium rutilum:
- a CDS encoding nitrile hydratase accessory protein, whose product MKLHETCTTDQAAPQFDHEWQRRAFGLALALSEFRHYDWSEFQQELIATIGDWESKPESQRGQWEYYDHWVAALEQLVDRHELLTAPVLTDANDHALAHDHDH is encoded by the coding sequence ATGAAGCTGCACGAGACCTGCACCACCGACCAGGCCGCGCCGCAGTTCGACCACGAGTGGCAGCGCCGGGCGTTCGGCCTGGCGCTCGCGCTTTCGGAGTTCCGCCACTACGACTGGAGCGAGTTCCAGCAGGAGCTGATCGCCACGATCGGGGACTGGGAGAGCAAGCCGGAAAGCCAACGGGGACAGTGGGAGTACTACGACCACTGGGTCGCCGCGCTCGAACAGCTCGTCGACCGCCACGAGCTGCTGACCGCCCCGGTGCTCACCGACGCCAACGACCACGCCCTCGCGCACGACCACGACCACTAG
- a CDS encoding CbtB domain-containing protein codes for MTSLNPAVAAPRVNPAALATPARLAALTMLALIAYYFVGYDQGAVSVFGSDTHIHEFLHDARHLLGFPCH; via the coding sequence ATGACCAGCCTCAATCCCGCCGTCGCCGCTCCGCGGGTCAACCCGGCCGCCTTGGCCACCCCCGCCCGGTTGGCGGCGCTCACGATGCTCGCGCTGATCGCCTACTACTTCGTCGGCTACGACCAGGGCGCGGTGTCGGTGTTCGGCTCCGACACCCACATCCACGAGTTCCTGCACGACGCCCGCCACCTGCTGGGATTCCCATGCCACTGA